A genomic window from Xyrauchen texanus isolate HMW12.3.18 chromosome 31, RBS_HiC_50CHRs, whole genome shotgun sequence includes:
- the LOC127625183 gene encoding baculoviral IAP repeat-containing protein 2-like isoform X2: MEILQNSAFLRGLCRNSSPADLQYDNSSELFRISTYAKFPTTAAVTERSLARAGFYYTGVGDRVQCFRCNVTAENWQSGDCPAEKHKQLSPNCSFIQSLPATANLLSSSHSAFSPLRNVAVLQLSAPTGASTTTASSSGQTEEQGGYLNMGFSNLAPSSPIASRGVEDMSHQRPPACHNPGMRREQERLDTFQNWTLATVTPAELAKAGFYHLGQGDRVACFSCGGQLSNWEPGDRAVTEHQRHYPNCRFVRGDRADNLPISGSGLSNVSNSAMQQCEERLLTFINWPSRIPVRPDQLAKAGFYYVGRNDDVKCFCCDGGLRCWESGDDPWVEHAKWFPRCEYLLQEKGQEFVHQIQARFPRLFEQLLTNGDSNSREFVDPPVVHLGPGEDRSEDAVMMNNPVVKSALEMGFERGLVKQTVQSKILTSGENYKTVQELVSDLLSAEDEKREEEKELLAEEMASDGFTFLKKHHAALAQRLKTVQSLMDHLLEENVISQKEYDTIRNCTTVKQQTGQLIDLVLSKGNAAAEVFRNWIKKNDVYLLRELMDLPMEEQLRRLQEERTCKVCMDKEVNIVFIPCGHLVVCKECAPSLRKCPICRGLVKGTVRTFLS; this comes from the exons ATGGAAATTCTACAAAACAGTGCTTTCCTGAGGGGGTTGTGTCGGAATAGCTCCCCTGCAGATTTACAGTATGATAATTCCTCTGAACTCTTTCGAATATCTACATATGCCAAGTTCCCCACTACTGCAGCCGTGACCGAGAGGAGTCTGGCCCGTGCAGGGTTTTATTACACTGGAGTTGGGGATCGCGTTCAGTGTTTCCGCTGCAATGTGACTGCTGAGAACTGGCAGTCCGGTGACTGCCCCGCCGAAAAACACAAACAGCTGTCTCCAAACTGCAGCTTCATCCAGAGTTTACCTGCTACCGCAAACCTTCTGTCATCCTCCCACTCTGCCTTTTCACCGCTTCGCAATGTAGCGGTCTTGCAGCTCTCTGCTCCTACAGGAGCATCAACTACCACAGCATCATCATCAGGCCAGACAGAGGAGCAGGGTGGTTATCTTAACATGGGTTTCAGCAACCTGGCCCCTTCCAGTCCCATTGCCTCCCGTGGAGTGGAGGATATGTCTCACCAACGACCTCCAGCTTGTCACAATCCTGGTATGCGCCGGGAACAAGAACGACTTGATACCTTTCAGAATTGGACTCTTGCTACAGTAACTCCAGCTGAGTTGGCCAAAGCTGGTTTCTACCATCTTGGCCAAGGTGATAGGGTGGCTTGCTTCAGTTGCGGAGGCCAGCTTAGCAATTGGGAACCAGGAGACAGGGCAGTAACAGAGCACCAGAGGCATTACCCCAACTGCCGCTTTGTCCGAGGTGATCGCGCAGATAATTTACCTATATCTGGTAGCGGCCTTTCCAATGTATCGAATTCAGCAATGCAACAGTGTGAAGAAAGGTTACTCACTTTTATCAATTGGCCCTCAAGAATACCTGTTCGACCAGACCAGTTAGCTAAAGCTGGCTTTTACTATGTTG GTCGCAATGATGATGTAAAGTGTTTTTGTTGTGATGGTGGACTCAGATGCTGGGAGTCAGGGGATGATCCTTGGGTGGAACATGCTAAGTGGTTTCCAAG ATGTGAGTACCTTTTGCAAGAGAAGGGCCAAGAGTTTGTTCATCAGATTCAAGCCCGATTTCCAAGACTATTTGAACAG cTCTTGACTAATGGAGATAGCAACTCAAGAGAATTTGTTGATCCACCTG TTGTGCACTTGGGTCCTGGCGAGGACCGTTCAGAAGATGCAGTGATGATGAATAATCCTGTGGTGAAGTCAGCCTTAGAAATGGGATTTGAGCGTGGCCTGGTGAAGCAAACTGTCCAgagcaaaattctcacaagtgGAGAGAATTACAAAACCGTTCAAGAGCTAGTGTCTGATTTACTAAGTGCAGAGGATGAGAAGAGAGAGGAGGAGAAGGAGCTCCTTGCTGAAGAAATGGCCTCTG atggtTTTACTTTCCTTAAGAAACATCATGCTGCCTTGGCACAACGCCTAAAAACTGTTCAGAGCTTAATGGATCATCTTCTCGAGGAGAATGTAATTTCACAGAAAGAGTATGACACCATACGTAACTGTACTACAGTCAAGCAGCAGACTGGGCAGCTCATTGATTTAGTCCTGTCAAAAGGGAATGCAGCAGCAGAGGTTTTCCGCAACTGGATCAAGAAGAATGATGTGTACCTGTTGAGAGAACTTATGG ATTTACCTATGGAGGAACAGTTAAGAAGACTACAAGAAGAGCGCACCTGCAAAGTGTGCATGGACAAGGAGGTCAACATTGTGTTCATTCCCTGTGGTCACTTAGTGGTGTGTAAAGAATGTGCGCCTTCACTGCGCAAATGTCCAATATGTAGAGGATTGGTGAAAGGCACTGTCCGTACTTTCCTATCATAA
- the LOC127625183 gene encoding baculoviral IAP repeat-containing protein 2-like isoform X1: protein MEILQNSAFLRGLCRNSSPADLQYDNSSELFRISTYAKFPTTAAVTERSLARAGFYYTGVGDRVQCFRCNVTAENWQSGDCPAEKHKQLSPNCSFIQSLPATANLLSSSHSAFSPLRNVAVLQLSAPTGASTTTASSSGQTEEQGGYLNMGFSNLAPSSPIASRGVEDMSHQRPPACHNPGMRREQERLDTFQNWTLATVTPAELAKAGFYHLGQGDRVACFSCGGQLSNWEPGDRAVTEHQRHYPNCRFVRGDRADNLPISGSGLSNVSNSAMQQCEERLLTFINWPSRIPVRPDQLAKAGFYYVGRNDDVKCFCCDGGLRCWESGDDPWVEHAKWFPRCEYLLQEKGQEFVHQIQARFPRLFEQLLTNGDSNSREFVDPPVVHLGPGEDRSEDAVMMNNPVVKSALEMGFERGLVKQTVQSKILTSGENYKTVQELVSDLLSAEDEKREEEKELLAEEMASDGFTFLKKHHAALAQRLKTVQSLMDHLLEENVISQKEYDTIRNCTTVKQQTGQLIDLVLSKGNAAAEVFRNWIKKNDVYLLRELMAQTNEAASPSQDLSDLPMEEQLRRLQEERTCKVCMDKEVNIVFIPCGHLVVCKECAPSLRKCPICRGLVKGTVRTFLS from the exons ATGGAAATTCTACAAAACAGTGCTTTCCTGAGGGGGTTGTGTCGGAATAGCTCCCCTGCAGATTTACAGTATGATAATTCCTCTGAACTCTTTCGAATATCTACATATGCCAAGTTCCCCACTACTGCAGCCGTGACCGAGAGGAGTCTGGCCCGTGCAGGGTTTTATTACACTGGAGTTGGGGATCGCGTTCAGTGTTTCCGCTGCAATGTGACTGCTGAGAACTGGCAGTCCGGTGACTGCCCCGCCGAAAAACACAAACAGCTGTCTCCAAACTGCAGCTTCATCCAGAGTTTACCTGCTACCGCAAACCTTCTGTCATCCTCCCACTCTGCCTTTTCACCGCTTCGCAATGTAGCGGTCTTGCAGCTCTCTGCTCCTACAGGAGCATCAACTACCACAGCATCATCATCAGGCCAGACAGAGGAGCAGGGTGGTTATCTTAACATGGGTTTCAGCAACCTGGCCCCTTCCAGTCCCATTGCCTCCCGTGGAGTGGAGGATATGTCTCACCAACGACCTCCAGCTTGTCACAATCCTGGTATGCGCCGGGAACAAGAACGACTTGATACCTTTCAGAATTGGACTCTTGCTACAGTAACTCCAGCTGAGTTGGCCAAAGCTGGTTTCTACCATCTTGGCCAAGGTGATAGGGTGGCTTGCTTCAGTTGCGGAGGCCAGCTTAGCAATTGGGAACCAGGAGACAGGGCAGTAACAGAGCACCAGAGGCATTACCCCAACTGCCGCTTTGTCCGAGGTGATCGCGCAGATAATTTACCTATATCTGGTAGCGGCCTTTCCAATGTATCGAATTCAGCAATGCAACAGTGTGAAGAAAGGTTACTCACTTTTATCAATTGGCCCTCAAGAATACCTGTTCGACCAGACCAGTTAGCTAAAGCTGGCTTTTACTATGTTG GTCGCAATGATGATGTAAAGTGTTTTTGTTGTGATGGTGGACTCAGATGCTGGGAGTCAGGGGATGATCCTTGGGTGGAACATGCTAAGTGGTTTCCAAG ATGTGAGTACCTTTTGCAAGAGAAGGGCCAAGAGTTTGTTCATCAGATTCAAGCCCGATTTCCAAGACTATTTGAACAG cTCTTGACTAATGGAGATAGCAACTCAAGAGAATTTGTTGATCCACCTG TTGTGCACTTGGGTCCTGGCGAGGACCGTTCAGAAGATGCAGTGATGATGAATAATCCTGTGGTGAAGTCAGCCTTAGAAATGGGATTTGAGCGTGGCCTGGTGAAGCAAACTGTCCAgagcaaaattctcacaagtgGAGAGAATTACAAAACCGTTCAAGAGCTAGTGTCTGATTTACTAAGTGCAGAGGATGAGAAGAGAGAGGAGGAGAAGGAGCTCCTTGCTGAAGAAATGGCCTCTG atggtTTTACTTTCCTTAAGAAACATCATGCTGCCTTGGCACAACGCCTAAAAACTGTTCAGAGCTTAATGGATCATCTTCTCGAGGAGAATGTAATTTCACAGAAAGAGTATGACACCATACGTAACTGTACTACAGTCAAGCAGCAGACTGGGCAGCTCATTGATTTAGTCCTGTCAAAAGGGAATGCAGCAGCAGAGGTTTTCCGCAACTGGATCAAGAAGAATGATGTGTACCTGTTGAGAGAACTTATGG CCCAGACAAATGAAGCTGCATCACCGAGTCAAGATCTTTCAG ATTTACCTATGGAGGAACAGTTAAGAAGACTACAAGAAGAGCGCACCTGCAAAGTGTGCATGGACAAGGAGGTCAACATTGTGTTCATTCCCTGTGGTCACTTAGTGGTGTGTAAAGAATGTGCGCCTTCACTGCGCAAATGTCCAATATGTAGAGGATTGGTGAAAGGCACTGTCCGTACTTTCCTATCATAA
- the LOC127625334 gene encoding cilia- and flagella-associated protein 300-like isoform X2, with protein MQGRLTTQAFNFDQPFQSYRGNDFALNFFQDPCVKNNLKVLDTSGSWTPLGRDITHVKVDVVPCSKVSVDIFDPIYSKGILHPSGHIIKCYHEIYPDFDELRMILLEEDSDNYHIISPSDRQEFLFRLFKHIVLGGELCQYEDIIDPYIETGKIIYKDLVSVQKDPDTKEIIVVSTIFKVSAYDRDGLCYPSATENEQTFSYLCIDPFKRHVYVLYHSFGIGDISGNVLPSF; from the exons ATGCAGGGTCGATTAACCACCCAGGCATTCAACTTTGACCAACCTTTCCAGTCTTATAGGGGGAATGACTTTGCCTTG AACTTCTTTCAAGATCCCTGTGTGAAGAACAATTTAAAGGTACTTGACACCTCTGGATCATGGACACCGCTGG GCAGAGACATCACACATGTAAAAGTTGACGTTGTTCCCTGTTCAAAAGTGTCAGTGGATATATTTGATCCAATTTACTCCAAGGGAATTTTGCATCCCTCTGGTCACATTATCAAATGTTACCATGAAATATACCCTGACTTTGATGAGTTAAGAATG ATTTTGCTTGAAGAGGACTCTGACAATTATCACATTATTAGTCCAAGTGATCGTCAGGAGTTTCTGTTCAGACTGTTCAAACATATAGTCTTGGGAGGTGAACTTTGCCAATATGAGGATATTATTGATCCTTACATTGAGACaggaaaaataatatacaaaGATTTGGTCAG TGTTCAGAAGGATCCAGACACGAAAGAGATAATTGTGGTCTCGACGATCTTCAAAGTCTCTGCTTAT GATCGTGATGGATTGTGCTACCCATCTGcaacagaaaatgaacaaacaTTTTCTTACCTCTGTATTGATCCATTCAAAAGGCATGTGTATGTCCTGTACCACTCATTTGGTATAGGGGACATTTCAGGAAATGTACTGCCATCATTCTAG